The proteins below are encoded in one region of Drosophila santomea strain STO CAGO 1482 chromosome 3R, Prin_Dsan_1.1, whole genome shotgun sequence:
- the LOC120453144 gene encoding 39S ribosomal protein L55, mitochondrial: MLLKQLPQAVQQIRCISSATTAVTRLHRSVYCRLYPTVVVQPDGSTINIRYHQPRKIIKLPLDLSTLSDAERRSRLEARKPRKKVKIMEEVEDNFNAKKYMKYIKKK; this comes from the exons atgttgctGAAACAGTTGCCCCAGGCCGTTCAGCAGATACGCTGCATCTCATCGGCCACGACGGCGGTAACCAGGCTGCATCGCTCGGTTTATTGCCGGCTATATCCCACTGTAGTGGTTCAGCCCGATGGATCCACGATAAACATCCGCTATCACCAGCCTAGGAAGATTATCAAG CTTCCGCTGGACCTTAGCACTTTATCCGATGCGGAGCGCAGATCTAGATTGGAGGCCCGCAAGCCGCGCAAGAAGGTCAAGATCATGGAGGAAGTGGAGGACAACTTCAACGCCAAGAAGTACATGAAGTACATCAAGAAGAAGTAG
- the LOC120453142 gene encoding ATP synthase subunit d, mitochondrial: protein MAARRIAQSSINWSALAERVPANQKSSFGAFKTKSDIYVRAVLANPECPPQIDWANYKKLVPVAGLVDSFQKQYEALKVPYPQDKVSSQVDAEIKSSQSEIDAYKKASEQRIQNYQKEIAHLKSLLPYDQMTMEDYRDAFPESALDPLNKPTFWPHTPEEQVGYKSKEQLEAEAQGHH from the coding sequence ATGGCCGCCCGCCGCATCGCCCAATCCTCGATCAACTGGTCCGCTCTCGCCGAGCGTGTGCCCGCCAACCAGAAGAGCAGCTTCGGCGCCTTCAAGACCAAGTCGGACATCTATGTGCGCGCCGTGCTCGCCAACCCCGAGTGCCCACCCCAGATCGATTGGGCCAACTACAAGAAGCTGGTGCCCGTGGCCGGACTCGTCGACAGCTTCCAGAAGCAGTACGAGGCCCTGAAGGTGCCCTATCCCCAGGACAAGGTGTCCTCCCAGGTGGATGCCGAGATCAAGTCCTCGCAGAGCGAAATCGATGCCTACAAGAAGGCCTCCGAGCAGCGTATCCAGAACTACCAGAAGGAGATCGCCCATCTCAAGTCGCTGCTCCCCTACGACCAGATGACCATGGAGGACTACCGCGACGCATTCCCCGAGAGCGCACTCGATCCCCTCAACAAGCCCACCTTCTGGCCCCACACCCCCGAGGAGCAGGTTGGCTACAAGTccaaggagcagctggaggcTGAGGCCCAGGGACACCACTAA